One Prolixibacteraceae bacterium DNA segment encodes these proteins:
- a CDS encoding type II toxin-antitoxin system Y4mF family antitoxin, whose product MQFVKLRRKQLGLTQYDLAERAGVGLHFVREMEQGKESLRMDKVNEVLALFGHELAPVQ is encoded by the coding sequence ATTCAATTTGTCAAACTTCGAAGAAAGCAACTAGGTTTAACACAATACGATTTGGCCGAGAGAGCAGGCGTCGGTTTACATTTTGTTCGAGAAATGGAGCAGGGAAAAGAGTCTTTAAGAATGGATAAAGTGAATGAGGTATTGGCTTTATTCGGACATGAACTAGCACCTGTTCAGTAA
- a CDS encoding HipA domain-containing protein: MNHKCLYCYQSLDKSGNDFHVKCTKKLFGTEQAPVLDYSLNKMQELAKKVIQNQVTVPGVQAKLSFYFEPKRSENNRMTLVGVLGNYILKPPTAQYANLPENEDLTMHLANFFKINTVPHSLIRLKSGELAYITKRIDRVKGSKLPMEDLCQLSERLTEYKYRGSMEQIGKVITRYSTNPLFDIQVFFELTLFSFLTGNADMHLKNFSLIDNENGVTQLAPAYDLLSTRLVIPKKDDPEELALTMNGKKRKFKRNDFIQFAQKIGLKEKQIKNIFRRFHKALPNAINFIDKSFLSDGKKEEYIELISNRAEVLFKNI, translated from the coding sequence ATGAATCATAAATGTTTGTATTGTTATCAGTCGTTAGACAAAAGTGGAAATGATTTTCATGTAAAATGCACAAAAAAATTATTTGGTACAGAGCAAGCACCTGTATTAGATTATTCATTGAATAAAATGCAGGAGTTGGCAAAAAAAGTGATTCAAAACCAAGTAACTGTTCCTGGAGTCCAAGCCAAACTATCATTTTATTTTGAACCGAAAAGGAGTGAAAACAATAGAATGACTTTAGTAGGAGTATTGGGTAATTATATTCTAAAACCTCCTACTGCTCAGTACGCAAACTTACCAGAGAATGAGGATTTAACGATGCACTTGGCAAACTTTTTTAAGATTAATACAGTTCCACACTCCTTAATTCGACTAAAGTCAGGAGAGTTGGCTTATATAACAAAGCGAATAGATCGGGTAAAAGGATCAAAATTACCAATGGAAGATTTATGTCAGTTAAGTGAACGTTTAACAGAGTATAAATACAGAGGCTCAATGGAACAAATTGGCAAAGTGATTACTCGATACTCTACTAACCCTCTTTTTGATATACAGGTATTTTTTGAGTTAACCTTGTTCTCTTTTTTAACAGGCAATGCAGATATGCACTTGAAAAACTTTTCATTAATTGATAACGAAAATGGGGTAACACAATTAGCTCCAGCTTATGACCTTTTATCGACCCGATTGGTAATACCTAAAAAGGATGATCCTGAAGAACTCGCGTTAACCATGAATGGCAAGAAACGAAAATTCAAAAGAAATGATTTTATACAATTTGCACAAAAAATAGGGTTAAAAGAAAAGCAAATAAAGAATATATTTAGACGTTTTCATAAAGCACTCCCTAATGCAATCAATTTTATCGATAAGTCTTTTTTATCTGATGGTAAAAAAGAGGAATACATAGAATTGATATCAAATAGAGCTGAAGTTCTTTTTAAGAACATATAA
- a CDS encoding HipA N-terminal domain-containing protein → MNRKGKVYFNDILAGIIEETETGYRFLYEKEYLAIKGCQPISKTLPISNLPYTSNTMFPFFDGLIPEGWLLDVAVDNWKLKSSDRMGLLLSCCKDCIGAVSVIPINK, encoded by the coding sequence ATGAATAGAAAAGGAAAAGTATATTTTAACGATATATTAGCTGGAATCATAGAAGAAACCGAAACTGGTTATCGCTTTTTGTATGAAAAAGAATACTTAGCAATAAAAGGATGCCAACCTATAAGTAAGACATTACCAATCAGCAACCTTCCATACACCTCAAATACCATGTTTCCTTTTTTTGATGGTCTAATACCAGAGGGATGGTTATTGGATGTAGCTGTAGATAACTGGAAGTTGAAATCGAGTGATAGAATGGGACTACTATTATCATGTTGCAAAGATTGTATTGGAGCCGTTTCTGTAATACCAATTAATAAATAA
- a CDS encoding helix-turn-helix transcriptional regulator translates to MKNLIQFVKLRRKQLGLTQYDLAERAGVGLRFVREMEQGKESLRMDKVNEVLALFGHELAPVQSKMIEDE, encoded by the coding sequence ATGAAGAATTTAATTCAATTTGTCAAACTTCGAAGAAAGCAACTAGGTTTAACACAATACGATTTGGCCGAGAGAGCAGGCGTCGGTTTACGTTTTGTTCGAGAAATGGAGCAGGGAAAAGAGTCTTTAAGAATGGATAAAGTGAATGAGGTATTGGCTTTATTCGGACATGAACTAGCACCTGTTCAATCTAAAATGATCGAAGATGAATAG
- a CDS encoding IS1380 family transposase, whose product MIVQSKSQLTAFGGLRLVNKHLQSFGVKEFINKVFGNRGKGANYSYSDIILTQAYTVFCGGSSIENVNYIREECLNYLPGISVPSADTILRSNKELSVPCSFIETKSNNENKINVNTKMNDILIDSAIKFKQIIPEDTSLIYDFDHQFIPTEKYDATYSYKKRKGYFPGVATISNIPVYVEGRNGNCNVKMNQLSTHKSVLEALFEKGIKPKYARMDCGSYIKEVTGYFQEERILFSIRASSSETLLLSADNCDHWEMCRINNQDLEVSSFKYIFGKHEHRIVIYRTITNKGQLSAFTKDAKKYMFLITNDKVISNEEAIRFYNNRGNSERVFDIQNNDFDWKKMPHSSLEENTVFLIIRAIIHIMYRWLVALFSSVVEGLEKESRIKKFTFRVINIVAKFTTSGRQQIMHLSTSNLRLLHLSHQT is encoded by the coding sequence ATGATCGTACAGTCAAAATCACAACTTACTGCTTTTGGAGGCTTGCGTTTAGTTAATAAGCATTTACAATCTTTCGGTGTCAAAGAATTTATAAATAAAGTCTTTGGAAATAGAGGTAAAGGTGCAAATTACAGCTATTCAGATATTATTTTAACGCAAGCTTATACTGTTTTCTGTGGAGGAAGTAGTATTGAGAATGTAAATTATATCCGAGAGGAGTGTTTAAATTACCTTCCTGGTATTTCAGTCCCATCTGCTGATACTATATTGCGATCAAATAAAGAATTATCTGTACCCTGCAGCTTTATTGAGACAAAAAGCAACAATGAAAATAAGATCAATGTGAATACCAAGATGAATGATATTTTGATTGATTCTGCAATAAAATTTAAGCAAATTATTCCTGAAGACACTTCATTAATTTACGACTTTGATCATCAATTTATTCCCACCGAGAAATATGATGCAACCTATAGTTACAAGAAGAGAAAAGGCTATTTTCCTGGAGTTGCAACTATATCAAATATTCCTGTATATGTGGAAGGCCGAAATGGCAACTGTAATGTTAAAATGAATCAATTATCAACACATAAATCAGTACTAGAAGCACTGTTCGAAAAGGGAATCAAGCCTAAATATGCAAGAATGGATTGTGGATCCTACATCAAAGAGGTAACAGGCTATTTTCAAGAAGAACGTATATTGTTCAGCATAAGAGCATCTAGTTCAGAGACATTGTTGTTATCTGCAGACAATTGTGATCATTGGGAAATGTGCAGAATTAACAATCAAGATTTAGAGGTTTCAAGTTTTAAATATATTTTCGGAAAGCATGAACATCGTATTGTGATCTACAGAACAATTACTAATAAAGGACAATTATCTGCTTTTACCAAAGATGCAAAAAAATATATGTTTCTTATCACGAACGATAAAGTAATCTCCAATGAAGAGGCCATCCGATTCTATAATAATAGAGGGAATAGTGAAAGAGTGTTTGATATTCAAAATAATGATTTCGATTGGAAGAAGATGCCACATAGTTCATTAGAAGAGAATACTGTTTTCCTTATAATAAGAGCTATTATCCATATTATGTACCGATGGCTCGTTGCGCTATTTAGTAGCGTTGTAGAAGGTCTTGAGAAAGAGTCTAGAATTAAGAAATTCACCTTTAGGGTCATCAATATCGTTGCTAAATTCACAACGAGTGGAAGGCAACAAATTATGCATTTATCTACATCCAATTTGAGACTTCTTCACCTTTCTCATCAAACGTAA
- a CDS encoding alpha/beta hydrolase, producing the protein MKQISYLLSIISITLLIACGGGDKAVEKVYPKATFEVTNAEETMPVWIHGNENSDFILLPVHGGPGSDVLDFRTYKGGDGFKDIETNHLVGYWQQRASGASKGSDDKKHFTIAQYVEDLDKVIDQLKDRYPNKKIVLLGHSWGGMLTSSYLKDATHKDKIVAWIDAAGVTNGKTLMAQTREDVQKEAEVRIAKKENTDYWEKVVTQIKSSKTNANVLAYQVTKYIPEVLIKVDNHKDFVINQRGILSNSTLFNEILKTDNTQNVAAFTKPILILWGKYDFAVSASQKKEIEAVVNAKQITNVVFPASGHYMMFHEPTMFAKSINDFIKTLQ; encoded by the coding sequence ATGAAACAAATTAGCTATTTACTATCCATTATATCAATCACATTGCTTATTGCATGTGGAGGTGGAGACAAGGCAGTAGAGAAAGTATACCCAAAAGCCACATTCGAAGTAACGAATGCGGAAGAAACCATGCCTGTATGGATACATGGAAATGAAAACAGCGACTTCATTCTTCTACCTGTTCATGGTGGACCAGGATCGGATGTACTAGACTTCCGAACATACAAAGGAGGGGACGGATTCAAAGACATCGAAACAAACCACCTTGTCGGATATTGGCAACAGAGAGCCTCAGGTGCATCCAAAGGATCTGATGACAAAAAACACTTTACCATCGCACAATATGTGGAAGACCTGGACAAAGTGATCGACCAATTAAAAGATCGTTATCCAAACAAAAAGATTGTTCTATTAGGACATAGTTGGGGAGGAATGCTAACTTCCTCATACCTAAAAGATGCAACCCACAAAGACAAAATAGTGGCATGGATCGATGCAGCAGGTGTAACCAATGGTAAAACCTTAATGGCGCAAACCAGAGAGGATGTACAAAAAGAGGCAGAAGTTCGTATAGCAAAAAAAGAGAACACCGACTATTGGGAAAAAGTAGTCACTCAAATAAAATCTAGCAAAACCAATGCGAATGTACTTGCTTACCAAGTAACAAAATATATTCCTGAAGTACTGATCAAAGTAGACAACCACAAAGATTTTGTGATCAACCAGAGAGGTATTTTAAGTAATAGCACGCTGTTTAATGAGATTTTAAAAACAGACAACACTCAGAATGTGGCCGCATTTACAAAACCAATACTTATCCTTTGGGGGAAATATGACTTTGCAGTTTCTGCTTCTCAAAAGAAAGAGATAGAAGCAGTAGTTAATGCGAAACAAATCACGAACGTCGTATTTCCAGCGTCTGGACACTATATGATGTTTCACGAGCCAACAATGTTTGCCAAAAGCATCAATGACTTTATCAAAACATTACAATAA